A stretch of Miscanthus floridulus cultivar M001 chromosome 13, ASM1932011v1, whole genome shotgun sequence DNA encodes these proteins:
- the LOC136499896 gene encoding uncharacterized protein, whose amino-acid sequence MRIPWSELCLAGSPFHSVILGTQTYPLGQIDLPIMFSNQANFRSEVLTFKVVTGSYHAILGWPYYAKFMVIPNYTYLKMKMLGPNDIITSGSTFLHAFTCDHEHFELATTIINSAKLPQLRESSTPVVPDSNKLTSLTAFRPSEETKAMGIDSTDPTKTVQIKT is encoded by the coding sequence atgcgcatcccctggtcggagctctgtctagcgggctctcccttccatagcGTGATCCTAGGGACACAGACGTACccgcttgggcagatcgacctacctatCATGTTCAGCAaccaagccaacttccgctcagaggtcctcaccttcaaggtggtgactgggtcctaccatgccatcttggggtggccgtactacgccaagttcatggtgatccccaactacacctacctcaagatgaagatgctgggaccaaaTGACATCATCACCAGTGGTAGCACCTTCTTGCATGCCTTCACGTGTGACCATGAGCACTTCGAGCTCGCCACCACCATCATCAACTCTGCCAAGCTTCCTCAGCTCAGAGAATCATCGACTCCAGTGGTCCCGGACTCCAACAAGCTGACCTCTTTGACTGCCTTCCGCCCGAGCGAAGAAACCAAGGCGATGGGGATTGACTCCACTGATCCAACCAAGACGGTGCAGATCAAGACCTAG